A section of the Leminorella richardii genome encodes:
- the accA gene encoding acetyl-CoA carboxylase carboxyl transferase subunit alpha, with amino-acid sequence MSLNFLDFEQPIAELEAKIDSLKSIGLQDEKLDINLDEEVKRLREKSLELTQKIFSELGAWQIAQLARHPRRPYTLDYISHIFTDFDELAGDRAYADDKAIVGGIARLDGRPVMIIGHQKGRETKEKIRRNFGMPAPEGYRKALRLMEMAERFNLPIITFIDTPGAYPGVGAEERGQSEAIARNLREMSRLSVPVVCTVIGEGGSGGALAIGVGDKVNMLQYSTYSVISPEGCASILWKSADKAPLAAEAMGIIAPRLKELKLIDTVIQEPLGGAHRNPEEMAASLKAQLIADLDDLAPLDKDMLLDRRYQRLMSYGYC; translated from the coding sequence ATGAGCCTGAATTTTCTGGATTTTGAACAACCGATTGCCGAGCTGGAAGCGAAAATCGACTCGCTGAAGTCAATCGGTCTTCAAGACGAAAAGCTGGATATTAACCTTGATGAAGAGGTTAAGCGTCTGCGCGAAAAGAGCCTTGAGCTGACCCAAAAGATCTTCTCGGAACTGGGTGCCTGGCAGATTGCCCAACTGGCACGCCACCCGCGTCGCCCTTATACGCTGGACTATATCAGCCACATCTTTACTGACTTCGACGAGCTGGCCGGGGATCGCGCCTATGCTGACGATAAGGCTATCGTTGGGGGCATCGCCCGTTTGGATGGTCGCCCGGTGATGATTATTGGTCATCAAAAGGGCCGCGAAACGAAAGAGAAAATTCGCCGCAACTTCGGCATGCCCGCGCCGGAAGGCTACCGTAAGGCGCTGCGCTTAATGGAAATGGCCGAGCGCTTTAACCTGCCGATTATTACCTTTATCGACACGCCGGGCGCCTATCCGGGCGTTGGTGCGGAAGAGCGCGGCCAGTCCGAAGCCATCGCTCGCAACCTGCGGGAAATGTCTCGCCTGAGCGTACCGGTTGTTTGCACCGTGATCGGCGAAGGCGGCTCCGGCGGCGCGCTGGCCATTGGCGTTGGCGACAAGGTCAACATGCTGCAGTACAGCACCTACTCTGTTATCTCTCCGGAAGGCTGCGCCTCTATCCTGTGGAAGAGCGCCGACAAGGCTCCTTTGGCGGCTGAAGCCATGGGCATTATCGCGCCGCGCCTAAAAGAGCTGAAACTGATCGACACCGTGATCCAAGAGCCTCTGGGCGGCGCACACCGCAATCCAGAAGAGATGGCGGCGAGCCTGAAAGCGCAGCTTATTGCCGATTTGGACGACTTGGCACCGCTGGATAAAGACATGCTGCTTGACCGTCGCTACCAGCGTTTGATGAGCTACGGCTACTGCTGA
- a CDS encoding DUF4198 domain-containing protein, giving the protein MKLRLFTAVCGVAFLNAPALAHELWINVASVPAGQPIVVDVGYGDHFPEPEAIAADRLAIFSPARLVGSAGEVALEQKGENYRYESTKPAAEGSYLGIASYNPTYWSKNKDGWKQQSRKEMTDASYCQLASMYGKTVMNVGSGSDLTLISRPQGIPLEIVPLANPALLKSGQSFPVELRYQGKPLVNHKVSASYAGYEDPKHSHKHGDHRHLEAAFSAKTDNSGQLNVPINRDGYWVIFADKVTPIADKSLCDEEKVKTTFTFNVGK; this is encoded by the coding sequence ATGAAACTGCGTTTGTTCACAGCGGTATGCGGAGTGGCGTTTTTGAACGCCCCTGCGCTGGCACATGAGCTTTGGATTAATGTCGCTAGCGTTCCAGCAGGGCAGCCGATCGTCGTTGACGTCGGCTACGGTGATCACTTCCCCGAGCCTGAAGCGATTGCCGCTGACCGACTGGCGATCTTCTCTCCCGCCAGGCTGGTGGGCTCAGCAGGGGAGGTAGCCCTTGAACAGAAGGGGGAAAACTACCGTTACGAAAGCACAAAGCCTGCTGCTGAGGGCAGCTATTTGGGGATTGCTTCGTATAACCCTACCTACTGGTCGAAAAATAAAGACGGCTGGAAGCAGCAGTCCCGTAAAGAGATGACCGACGCCTCCTACTGCCAGCTGGCATCGATGTACGGCAAAACGGTGATGAACGTCGGCAGCGGAAGTGACTTAACGCTAATTAGTCGCCCTCAGGGAATTCCGTTGGAGATCGTGCCCCTAGCCAATCCGGCGTTGCTAAAGAGCGGGCAGAGCTTCCCGGTTGAGCTGCGCTATCAGGGCAAGCCGCTGGTTAACCATAAGGTCAGTGCCAGCTACGCCGGTTATGAAGATCCGAAACACAGCCATAAGCACGGTGACCATCGCCATCTGGAAGCCGCATTTAGCGCAAAAACCGATAATAGCGGTCAGCTGAATGTACCGATTAACCGTGATGGATACTGGGTTATTTTTGCCGATAAAGTTACGCCGATTGCCGATAAAAGCCTGTGCGATGAAGAAAAGGTAAAAACCACGTTTACCTTTAATGTAGGGAAATAA
- a CDS encoding FCD domain-containing protein produces the protein MTDKRLYKEIATAIKQQLSDGVYKVGDKLPTERTLSETFGVGRAVIREAMILLEAEGFIDIRKSSGVYVLKNETVINSFLDGKAGPFELLQARQLIETSITAFAATQIVKSDLAKLYEILEQEKKLLDSPPDQSLDAQFHCAIAASTQNAMLAEIVRYIWDVRNRDPLWQTLTKESDQEEYSRKGFAEHEEIVAALQRKDPIAARQSMWQHLENIKLRVTKQLEYNEQPTFDRFLFESIPLELPKGKS, from the coding sequence ATGACTGATAAACGTTTATATAAAGAAATTGCAACAGCAATAAAACAACAGCTATCAGACGGCGTTTATAAAGTCGGTGATAAATTACCTACTGAAAGAACGCTTTCTGAAACATTTGGCGTTGGCCGCGCCGTTATTCGTGAAGCGATGATTTTATTGGAGGCCGAAGGCTTTATCGATATCCGAAAAAGCTCCGGCGTGTACGTATTAAAAAACGAAACCGTCATTAATTCCTTTCTCGACGGCAAGGCCGGTCCGTTCGAGCTGCTGCAGGCTCGGCAGCTTATCGAAACCAGCATCACCGCCTTCGCCGCCACTCAGATAGTGAAAAGCGATCTTGCCAAGCTGTATGAAATTCTTGAGCAGGAAAAGAAGCTGCTGGACTCTCCACCAGACCAGTCTCTGGATGCCCAGTTCCACTGCGCCATTGCCGCCTCGACGCAAAACGCCATGCTGGCGGAAATCGTCCGCTACATTTGGGACGTCCGCAATCGCGATCCCCTTTGGCAAACGCTGACAAAAGAGTCCGATCAGGAAGAGTACAGCCGCAAGGGTTTTGCTGAGCACGAAGAGATTGTTGCCGCCCTTCAGCGCAAAGACCCTATCGCCGCGCGCCAAAGCATGTGGCAGCACCTGGAGAACATCAAGCTTCGAGTCACTAAACAGCTGGAGTACAACGAACAGCCGACTTTTGACCGATTCCTATTTGAATCGATTCCGCTTGAGCTGCCGAAGGGAAAGTCTTGA